One genomic segment of Erysipelotrichaceae bacterium 66202529 includes these proteins:
- a CDS encoding MerR family transcriptional regulator — protein MQYKIGKIAKIMGVTPEAIRHYERLGLIIPFKDPDTNYRYYTNEQIDQLLYIQRFSHMGISLSDIRENILRGNVHSHREMVNQKRKDYVQEIQHLQQKLMNMDHYIDILKLTAYCLYNCILIQKPGFFFISQKDCLNMKEDAKDSVQFNIFQKNADMFFQCSLLCEEDGARSSRNGFGIYEDCAVAIGVSEEYGFQYFAGGDAVIYAYEQSDKRSALTHEKIHSFFQREHLTPKGPVCQRLVYRTFEDHASANLVEMLMIPYIRQ, from the coding sequence ATGCAATATAAAATTGGAAAAATTGCGAAGATCATGGGGGTTACACCGGAGGCAATCCGGCATTATGAACGACTGGGATTGATTATCCCATTCAAAGATCCGGATACGAACTATCGTTACTATACAAATGAACAAATCGATCAGCTGCTCTATATACAGCGGTTCTCACACATGGGAATATCACTGTCTGATATCCGTGAGAATATACTCAGAGGCAATGTTCATTCCCATCGGGAAATGGTCAATCAGAAGCGCAAGGATTATGTTCAGGAAATACAGCACCTGCAACAAAAGCTTATGAATATGGATCACTATATCGATATTTTAAAGCTGACCGCATACTGTCTGTATAATTGCATTCTCATTCAGAAGCCCGGCTTCTTCTTCATTTCACAAAAGGACTGTCTGAATATGAAGGAGGACGCAAAAGACTCAGTACAATTCAATATCTTTCAAAAAAATGCGGATATGTTTTTCCAATGCTCTTTACTTTGTGAGGAGGATGGCGCTAGAAGCAGCAGGAACGGTTTTGGTATTTATGAGGATTGTGCTGTTGCAATTGGTGTCAGTGAAGAATACGGGTTTCAATACTTTGCAGGCGGGGATGCAGTCATATATGCATATGAACAATCAGATAAGCGTTCTGCCCTGACACACGAAAAAATACACTCCTTTTTTCAAAGAGAACATCTTACTCCGAAAGGGCCTGTTTGCCAAAGACTTGTATATCGTACCTTTGAAGATCATGCCAGTGCCAATCTTGTTGAAATGCTCATGATTCCTTACATTCGTCAGTGA
- a CDS encoding Abi family protein: MAKPFKTLEEQVELMKNRGLYFDDEEKAKSYLLLNNYYNVINYYSKFFMNGNDYYINGATFDEVSHVYYFDKEIKGIFFKTIMEIEKHIKSIIAYVFSEEHQEDFSYLNAKSFKNNDIIDVTQTIACLSKIITRKQREKDDNSVKHYMKKHHNVPLWVLCNYMTFGQTIMFYKHMKDAEQNKIAKIFSQYLRGNLNIENTIVTPTHILSYLNNICEVRNIEAHGNKFLGFKCKNNTLYLPELHSFYEINPDSPRQDVYNVFITMNMFLEKHQFAIMNNSLRKRAQQLSKHVKSINHNYILSSLGFPQDWQNRKCLQQD; the protein is encoded by the coding sequence ATGGCTAAACCATTCAAGACTTTAGAAGAACAAGTTGAGTTGATGAAAAATAGGGGATTATACTTTGATGATGAGGAGAAAGCGAAGTCATATTTATTACTTAATAACTACTATAATGTGATAAACTATTATAGTAAATTCTTCATGAATGGTAATGATTATTATATAAATGGAGCAACATTTGATGAAGTTTCACACGTTTATTATTTTGATAAAGAGATAAAAGGAATTTTCTTTAAAACAATCATGGAAATAGAAAAGCATATCAAATCTATTATTGCCTATGTTTTTTCTGAAGAACACCAAGAGGACTTTTCATATCTTAATGCAAAAAGTTTTAAGAACAACGATATCATAGATGTAACTCAAACAATAGCATGTCTTTCAAAAATCATCACAAGAAAGCAGCGAGAAAAGGACGATAATTCTGTCAAACATTATATGAAAAAGCATCATAATGTACCTCTTTGGGTATTATGTAATTACATGACATTTGGTCAAACTATTATGTTTTATAAGCACATGAAGGATGCGGAACAGAATAAGATAGCAAAAATATTCAGCCAATATTTAAGAGGAAATTTAAATATTGAGAATACTATAGTAACTCCAACACATATATTGTCTTACCTTAATAATATATGTGAAGTCCGAAACATTGAAGCACATGGCAACAAGTTTTTAGGATTTAAATGCAAAAATAATACGCTATATCTTCCAGAACTTCATTCATTTTATGAAATCAATCCTGATTCGCCAAGACAAGATGTCTATAATGTCTTTATAACAATGAATATGTTTCTTGAAAAGCATCAGTTTGCTATAATGAATAATTCGTTGCGAAAAAGGGCACAGCAATTATCTAAACACGTTAAATCGATAAATCACAATTATATTTTATCATCATTAGGTTTTCCTCAAGACTGGCAAAATAGAAAGTGTTTACAACAAGATTAA
- a CDS encoding N-acetylmuramoyl-L-alanine amidase, with amino-acid sequence MKILLIAGHGAGEPGASGCGYREANLTRELVNLIAPKLRKYATVDVYNENRSAFYDVQNGTFKIGKYDYVLEVHFNAFNGSGHGTEIFVTDSEQYTDVEQAIMNKLGKHFVKRGGSGVKVTNWLVIYTCKCLGISSALLETCFIDNKADMAEYQAHKESVAQGIVDGIAEGFQLKANSAEQKPGNKPAAQNKPSKPSKPAQPDQILHKGEYFVIPGVHSVDQVLANMDSIWCEEMTGNGGNSIQAGPLTKCDKNGKETKSQVFSVGDYWKCDKKFKVLAVDKPTNSVQANVGGRKIWLYAGPLREV; translated from the coding sequence ATGAAAATTTTGCTTATTGCAGGACATGGCGCAGGCGAACCAGGAGCTTCCGGATGCGGATACAGAGAAGCTAACCTTACCAGAGAGCTGGTCAACCTGATTGCGCCGAAGCTGAGAAAGTATGCGACAGTGGATGTGTACAACGAAAACCGCAGCGCATTCTATGATGTACAGAACGGTACATTCAAAATCGGAAAGTACGATTATGTGCTGGAAGTACATTTCAATGCATTCAATGGATCTGGACACGGTACAGAAATCTTTGTAACAGACAGCGAGCAGTATACCGATGTGGAACAGGCCATCATGAACAAGCTTGGAAAGCACTTCGTGAAGCGTGGTGGTTCCGGTGTCAAGGTGACAAACTGGCTGGTGATTTATACATGCAAGTGTTTAGGCATCAGCTCCGCCCTGTTAGAGACGTGTTTCATCGATAACAAGGCGGACATGGCCGAATACCAGGCACACAAAGAATCCGTGGCACAGGGCATTGTAGACGGCATTGCAGAAGGCTTCCAGTTGAAAGCAAACAGCGCAGAGCAGAAGCCAGGGAACAAGCCTGCAGCACAGAATAAACCTTCCAAACCATCCAAACCAGCACAGCCTGATCAGATTTTGCATAAAGGAGAATACTTCGTCATTCCAGGAGTGCATAGCGTAGACCAGGTATTGGCCAACATGGATAGCATCTGGTGCGAGGAGATGACCGGGAACGGCGGTAACTCCATTCAGGCGGGACCACTTACCAAATGTGATAAGAACGGCAAGGAAACAAAGTCACAAGTTTTCAGCGTAGGTGATTACTGGAAATGTGACAAGAAATTTAAGGTGCTTGCGGTGGATAAACCTACAAATTCAGTGCAGGCAAATGTCGGAGGTCGTAAAATCTGGCTGTATGCCGGACCGTTGCGCGAAGTCTAA
- a CDS encoding tape measure protein translates to MLGNSDGSIIIEVDLNDKDYESRLKSMEGKTKSFGTQLKSLLSAVGITKAVSAGFNAMKSSIGSAMDRIDTMDQFTRTMTTMTGSSKIAEQALAKIKDTVTGTAYGLDVAAQSCQKFVTSGMSMDKATGQVKTWADAVAFYGDGTNETYANVTDAIAKMVAQGKVQGDQLDRLTDAGIPAVQLFADATGQSFSDVREALSDGSISSEEFLNVLQDAMEKGTDKFAAIDGAAKEAGASWKGTFDNMKAAITRGMVAIIESIDEVLQSNGLPTLKEMISDVGKVMEKGLNYAAEHLPELISLIKKLLPVVISVGSAFAAWKITNTVSRASKSISGFFDLMSNGNSLMNTVFIKLGSGSGAFSKLATSAIGAGGGIKGLGSALVAAAGGPVTLIVAAIAAVVAAFVYFWNTSEEFRQFWIDLWNGIVEWCSGAVDSIVEFFTVTIPQAWEDFKTSLQELCDSIVQWFQDAWNSVIAFFTETIPAWIQSVIDWFNQIPYNIGYMVGQIIGHFIQWGIDLKNFVTEDIPAFINSVVEWFKSLPGKIWEWLKSAWEKVKTWGSDTYNSAKESVTKTIDKIVEWFRSLPGKVQTWLSNTILKVRAWGSDLWNTGINAAKQLVDSVVQKARELPGKMVDIGINLIKGLWEGIGSVKDWILDKISGFCDGIVDGMLDFFGIHSPSRLLRDLVGKMLPPGIAVGFEMAMPKSTKDILNEVDGMNAELQKQVNASVNDIGVPLETNARITQQQSVVNAFPKTMQLVRNGVNEFRFVLDNGAEVAHWLAPEMGVELAELR, encoded by the coding sequence TTGTTAGGGAACAGTGATGGCTCCATCATCATTGAGGTAGATCTTAATGATAAAGACTATGAATCACGCCTGAAGTCGATGGAGGGGAAAACGAAATCTTTCGGTACGCAGCTGAAAAGCCTTCTGAGTGCAGTCGGAATCACCAAGGCTGTCTCTGCAGGCTTCAACGCCATGAAATCATCCATAGGAAGTGCGATGGACCGCATTGATACGATGGATCAGTTCACACGTACCATGACGACGATGACAGGCTCTTCCAAGATTGCAGAACAGGCACTGGCCAAGATCAAGGACACCGTGACAGGGACTGCATACGGACTTGATGTAGCGGCACAGAGCTGTCAGAAGTTCGTAACATCCGGTATGTCGATGGACAAGGCAACAGGGCAGGTGAAGACCTGGGCAGATGCGGTTGCATTCTATGGAGATGGTACGAATGAGACATACGCCAATGTAACAGATGCGATCGCAAAGATGGTCGCACAGGGGAAGGTCCAGGGAGATCAGCTGGACCGATTGACGGATGCCGGTATCCCTGCAGTGCAGCTGTTTGCGGATGCGACTGGCCAGAGCTTTTCTGATGTACGCGAAGCATTATCAGATGGCAGCATCTCATCAGAAGAATTTCTGAATGTCCTGCAGGATGCGATGGAAAAAGGAACTGACAAGTTCGCGGCCATTGATGGTGCTGCCAAAGAGGCAGGTGCTTCCTGGAAGGGAACATTCGATAATATGAAGGCTGCTATCACACGAGGGATGGTAGCAATCATAGAATCGATCGACGAAGTGCTGCAGAGTAATGGTCTGCCAACCTTGAAGGAAATGATCTCAGATGTGGGGAAGGTCATGGAAAAGGGATTGAATTATGCTGCAGAGCATCTTCCAGAGTTGATCTCATTGATCAAGAAGCTGCTACCGGTCGTAATCAGCGTGGGTAGTGCGTTCGCTGCTTGGAAGATCACAAATACAGTGAGCAGAGCGAGCAAGTCTATTTCTGGGTTCTTTGATCTAATGAGCAATGGTAATAGTTTGATGAATACTGTTTTTATCAAACTTGGTTCTGGAAGCGGAGCATTCTCTAAATTAGCTACAAGTGCTATCGGTGCTGGTGGAGGTATCAAGGGGCTGGGCAGCGCTTTGGTGGCTGCTGCCGGTGGGCCTGTCACATTGATCGTTGCAGCTATAGCTGCAGTAGTGGCTGCCTTCGTATATTTCTGGAATACCTCTGAGGAATTCCGGCAGTTCTGGATAGACCTGTGGAACGGCATCGTTGAATGGTGTTCAGGTGCAGTGGACAGTATTGTCGAGTTTTTTACCGTGACGATACCTCAGGCATGGGAAGATTTCAAGACAAGCCTGCAGGAGCTGTGTGACAGCATCGTTCAATGGTTTCAAGATGCATGGAACAGCGTCATAGCTTTCTTCACAGAAACGATTCCGGCGTGGATCCAGAGTGTGATCGACTGGTTCAACCAAATTCCTTATAACATTGGTTATATGGTCGGACAGATCATTGGTCATTTCATCCAGTGGGGCATCGATCTGAAGAACTTCGTTACAGAAGATATTCCTGCTTTTATAAATTCGGTAGTTGAATGGTTCAAATCACTGCCAGGAAAGATATGGGAATGGTTGAAGAGTGCCTGGGAAAAAGTCAAGACCTGGGGAAGTGATACATATAACAGTGCTAAAGAGTCGGTTACCAAAACGATCGATAAGATCGTAGAGTGGTTCCGTTCATTGCCAGGAAAGGTCCAAACATGGTTATCTAACACGATATTGAAAGTAAGGGCATGGGGTTCTGATCTTTGGAATACCGGTATCAATGCCGCAAAGCAGCTCGTCGATTCCGTGGTTCAGAAAGCTAGGGAATTACCTGGCAAGATGGTAGATATCGGTATAAACCTTATCAAGGGGCTGTGGGAAGGTATCGGAAGTGTAAAGGATTGGATCCTGGATAAGATCAGTGGGTTTTGCGATGGAATCGTCGATGGTATGTTGGATTTCTTCGGCATCCATTCCCCTTCCAGACTGCTGCGTGATCTTGTAGGTAAGATGCTGCCTCCAGGTATTGCCGTGGGATTTGAAATGGCCATGCCGAAGTCAACGAAGGATATCCTTAATGAGGTTGACGGTATGAATGCGGAATTGCAGAAACAAGTGAATGCCAGCGTGAATGACATCGGTGTACCTTTGGAAACGAATGCCAGGATCACGCAGCAGCAGAGTGTCGTGAACGCGTTCCCAAAGACTATGCAGCTAGTACGTAATGGTGTTAATGAGTTTAGATTCGTATTGGATAACGGTGCAGAAGTTGCGCATTGGCTTGCACCTGAAATGGGTGTTGAGCTTGCAGAGCTTAGATAG
- a CDS encoding holin produces the protein MAQTITDNYNAFVGTVIAVISVIFGEHWYLFALFLALNIADWVTGWMKSRIMKKENSVKGWQGVLKKIGYWIMITFAFMVAAGLIEIGEIIGVDLQITTLLGWFVLASLIVNEARSICENFVEAGFDVPKVLSNGLAVADKLINKESEDEEK, from the coding sequence ATGGCACAAACAATCACAGACAACTACAACGCATTTGTGGGCACTGTTATAGCAGTTATCAGCGTGATATTCGGAGAACACTGGTATCTGTTTGCGTTGTTCCTTGCACTAAATATTGCAGACTGGGTAACAGGTTGGATGAAGTCAAGAATCATGAAAAAAGAAAATTCAGTAAAGGGTTGGCAAGGAGTACTTAAAAAGATTGGATACTGGATCATGATCACGTTTGCATTTATGGTTGCAGCAGGCTTGATCGAAATCGGTGAGATAATCGGTGTAGACTTGCAGATTACAACACTGCTTGGATGGTTCGTACTGGCAAGCTTGATTGTGAATGAAGCACGCTCCATCTGTGAAAACTTCGTTGAAGCGGGATTCGACGTACCAAAAGTTTTGAGCAACGGCTTAGCTGTTGCCGACAAACTTATTAACAAAGAAAGCGAGGACGAAGAAAAATGA
- a CDS encoding GNAT family N-acetyltransferase, with product MQTDYIWENNGYTMRSFRLEDKEEYYICGFSEWDCEVARLTGSKQHYEKEEIDAYFLNCLTDVSRFDFLIFNPQGRIIGESVINNIDNETRSANFRICIFHSADCGQGIGGWAVRMTRDFAFRELRLHRLSLDVFSFNPRAKRAYEKAGFRVEGVLRDAIRDGDSYADDILMSILEDEWKSRSSTEQDIRS from the coding sequence ATGCAAACGGATTACATATGGGAAAATAACGGTTATACAATGCGATCCTTTCGTTTAGAGGATAAGGAAGAGTATTATATTTGTGGATTTTCAGAATGGGATTGCGAGGTTGCACGTTTAACAGGAAGTAAGCAGCATTATGAAAAAGAAGAGATTGACGCTTATTTTTTAAATTGTCTGACAGATGTCTCCCGCTTTGATTTTCTTATTTTCAATCCACAGGGCAGAATAATTGGAGAAAGCGTCATAAACAATATTGATAACGAAACACGCTCTGCGAATTTCAGAATCTGTATTTTTCATTCAGCTGACTGCGGTCAGGGAATCGGAGGCTGGGCTGTTCGTATGACGCGGGATTTTGCGTTTCGTGAGCTAAGGCTGCACAGGCTTTCACTAGATGTATTCTCTTTTAATCCCAGAGCAAAAAGGGCATATGAAAAAGCAGGCTTCCGTGTAGAGGGAGTCCTGCGGGATGCGATACGTGATGGTGACAGCTATGCGGATGATATTCTAATGTCAATTTTAGAGGATGAATGGAAAAGCCGGAGCAGTACAGAACAGGATATCCGATCATAG
- a CDS encoding methyltransferase domain-containing protein: MKENKYDDDVFFNKYKEMNRSVQGLEGAGEWSQLKRLLPDFKGKRVLDLGCGYGWHCIYAAEHGAAAVTGTDISQKMLAVAMEKSRGYDITYQCSAMEDLHFPPASFDAVISSLAFHYVKDFKPLVLSIAEWLVPQGQFVFSVEHPVFTSYGSQDWYYDDKGAILHFPVDNYYYEGKREANFLGEKVVKYHRTLTSYLDTLLSSGFELQHIIEPQPPQEMLGIEGMCDEMRRPMMLLVSARKR, from the coding sequence ATGAAAGAAAATAAATATGACGACGATGTGTTTTTCAATAAATATAAGGAAATGAACCGCTCTGTTCAGGGCCTGGAGGGTGCCGGTGAATGGTCACAGCTGAAACGTCTGCTTCCGGATTTCAAAGGGAAGCGTGTTCTTGATCTGGGCTGTGGTTATGGCTGGCATTGCATATATGCGGCCGAGCATGGCGCAGCAGCTGTCACTGGAACGGATATTTCACAAAAAATGCTGGCAGTTGCCATGGAAAAAAGCAGAGGATATGATATCACATATCAATGCAGTGCAATGGAGGATTTACATTTTCCTCCGGCATCCTTTGATGCTGTCATCAGCTCGCTGGCATTTCACTATGTAAAAGACTTCAAGCCGCTGGTGTTATCCATTGCTGAATGGCTCGTACCGCAGGGACAGTTTGTATTCTCTGTTGAGCATCCGGTTTTCACATCCTATGGTTCACAGGACTGGTATTACGATGACAAAGGAGCTATCTTGCATTTTCCAGTCGATAACTATTATTATGAAGGAAAACGGGAAGCTAATTTTCTGGGGGAGAAGGTGGTGAAGTATCATCGTACGCTGACAAGCTATCTGGATACATTGCTCAGCAGCGGCTTTGAGCTTCAGCATATCATAGAACCGCAGCCACCTCAGGAAATGCTGGGTATTGAAGGTATGTGCGATGAAATGCGCAGACCGATGATGCTGCTGGTATCAGCCAGAAAGCGCTGA
- a CDS encoding helix-turn-helix domain-containing protein: MLGRNIKKLRTEYEISQRRLADYMHIKEEQLQEWEQGKSFPNDEQLDRLATLFQVSVSELCDADESSDKQKKKQPVAQDKKEKKQKVKKGKTKKKTKRKTRHKTDYKTKKETVVKKRRVWPLVLLLLLVLAGAVAAGGYVYWKYGDELFSQKEKYRKEDMAGTFTAENAHDGTPASLVLKSDGTFTFIVNNCQVMNELDGTWSITDKNIKLHNTQGTYTFAIRSSNQLRFEGESIGCGPYQKDIFTRGTAIQNPQKEEEPKESENDDIAGSYSGSHSTLVVSNVTATSFSYTLTSLNPDDAQQVATIEGTAQRSGNTAAFSFSDDGFGTQGTGTFTFQGTQVVFSIQKTQANAEAAWGILDEGTLSR, encoded by the coding sequence ATGCTTGGTAGGAATATAAAAAAACTGCGAACTGAATATGAAATCAGTCAGCGCAGACTTGCGGATTATATGCACATAAAGGAGGAACAGCTGCAGGAATGGGAACAGGGAAAAAGCTTTCCAAATGATGAACAGCTGGATCGTCTGGCCACTCTGTTTCAGGTAAGTGTCAGCGAATTGTGTGATGCAGATGAGAGTAGCGATAAACAAAAAAAGAAGCAGCCAGTTGCTCAGGATAAAAAAGAAAAAAAGCAGAAAGTGAAAAAAGGAAAGACGAAAAAGAAAACGAAACGGAAAACAAGACATAAAACGGATTATAAAACAAAAAAGGAAACTGTTGTGAAAAAGCGCAGGGTATGGCCTCTGGTGCTGCTGCTATTGCTGGTACTGGCGGGTGCTGTAGCAGCAGGTGGTTATGTATATTGGAAATACGGAGATGAATTGTTTTCACAAAAAGAAAAATACCGTAAAGAGGATATGGCAGGTACCTTTACGGCTGAGAATGCACACGACGGGACGCCTGCATCACTGGTTTTGAAAAGTGATGGAACCTTTACCTTTATAGTAAATAATTGTCAGGTGATGAATGAGCTGGATGGAACATGGAGCATTACAGATAAAAATATCAAGCTGCATAATACGCAGGGAACGTATACATTCGCAATCCGCAGCAGTAATCAGCTGCGCTTCGAGGGAGAATCCATCGGCTGTGGTCCATATCAAAAGGATATCTTCACTCGTGGTACTGCAATCCAGAATCCGCAGAAAGAGGAAGAACCGAAGGAGTCTGAGAATGATGATATTGCCGGCAGCTACAGCGGCAGTCACAGTACCCTAGTTGTTTCCAATGTGACAGCTACTTCCTTTTCCTATACATTAACAAGTCTGAATCCGGATGATGCACAGCAGGTAGCTACGATTGAGGGAACTGCACAGCGAAGCGGTAATACGGCAGCCTTCAGCTTCAGCGATGATGGCTTTGGTACGCAGGGAACCGGAACCTTTACTTTTCAGGGTACGCAGGTGGTATTCTCCATACAGAAAACACAGGCAAACGCAGAAGCCGCATGGGGAATACTGGACGAAGGAACCCTATCCCGTTAA
- a CDS encoding DUF378 domain-containing protein: protein MKVINYIVLIISIIGCVNWGLIGLFDFNLVDMLFGTGSILSRAIYILVGICGIYQLSFFSSLNSER from the coding sequence ATGAAAGTCATAAATTATATCGTATTGATTATCAGTATTATCGGTTGTGTAAACTGGGGACTGATTGGTCTCTTTGATTTCAACCTGGTAGATATGCTGTTCGGTACCGGATCTATTTTATCCAGAGCAATTTATATTCTGGTTGGTATCTGTGGTATTTATCAGCTTTCCTTCTTCTCCAGCTTAAACAGCGAGAGATAG
- a CDS encoding minor capsid protein, with protein sequence MSVKVKVQFDGNKRMLKDRMKLTKCKKKLISQVIKDTTPYVPMQEGNLSQSAITNQNRYKDKVVWNGPYARFLYKGLVMVGIRSRRAWARLGEVKETTSKALKYGKTHPLAGPEWYIRSKSKNRGKWVKLTKGWFKHG encoded by the coding sequence ATGAGTGTCAAGGTAAAGGTCCAGTTCGATGGAAACAAGCGTATGCTGAAAGACCGGATGAAGCTAACAAAGTGTAAAAAGAAGCTCATCAGTCAGGTCATCAAGGACACGACACCATATGTGCCTATGCAGGAAGGAAATCTTTCCCAATCCGCAATCACAAATCAGAACCGCTATAAAGATAAGGTCGTATGGAATGGTCCATATGCTAGATTTTTATATAAAGGGCTGGTCATGGTCGGTATACGTTCACGTAGAGCATGGGCAAGACTTGGAGAAGTCAAAGAGACTACGAGCAAGGCATTGAAGTATGGTAAGACGCATCCGCTTGCCGGCCCTGAATGGTATATCCGTTCCAAAAGCAAAAACAGAGGGAAATGGGTGAAATTGACGAAAGGATGGTTCAAGCATGGCTAA
- the pta gene encoding phosphate acetyltransferase: MNIPLTVKDRAIRILFTEGADRRMMEAAIRLHNEQILTPLLYGTTKKLQQLAADYELSLDGIEIIDPELFAHREAMVRRMLKLRRGKTDEQTCRKWLMKDTYFCTMYVELGYADGLLGGSANSTAETLRPIMQLIKTRMPHTIVSSCFLMSRGDEHYIFADCSLNRNPNVDELVEIALQSADTARTFCMEPKVALLSYSTHGSGSGTDVDTIHEAAQRLKRMPLDYAVDGELQVDCALSKRVAGLKAADSPVAGTANVLIFPDLNAGNIGYKLVANLGGFEALGPILQSVRLPMNDLSRSATTEEIYKMAIITAMQREALTESEHEGSMYANGLHMGK; the protein is encoded by the coding sequence ATGAACATACCATTAACAGTTAAAGACCGCGCAATCAGAATTTTATTTACAGAAGGAGCTGACAGAAGAATGATGGAAGCAGCAATACGTCTGCACAACGAACAGATCCTTACCCCTCTGCTTTATGGAACTACAAAGAAGCTGCAGCAGCTGGCAGCCGATTATGAGCTTTCCCTTGACGGAATCGAAATCATTGATCCTGAACTTTTTGCACACAGAGAAGCCATGGTAAGGCGCATGTTAAAGCTGCGGCGTGGAAAAACAGATGAACAGACATGCCGCAAGTGGCTAATGAAGGATACCTATTTCTGTACGATGTATGTGGAGCTGGGGTATGCGGATGGACTGCTTGGCGGCTCCGCCAATTCAACAGCAGAGACATTGCGTCCTATTATGCAGCTGATAAAGACACGGATGCCACATACCATCGTTTCCAGTTGCTTTCTTATGAGCAGAGGGGATGAGCATTATATTTTCGCAGATTGTTCTTTGAATAGAAATCCAAATGTAGACGAGCTGGTGGAAATTGCATTACAGTCTGCGGATACAGCGAGGACGTTCTGTATGGAACCGAAGGTTGCACTGCTTTCCTATTCCACACATGGCAGCGGGAGCGGTACCGATGTCGATACGATTCATGAAGCAGCCCAGAGATTGAAACGAATGCCTCTGGATTATGCAGTTGACGGTGAGCTGCAGGTGGATTGTGCTTTATCAAAACGTGTAGCCGGCTTGAAAGCGGCAGATTCCCCGGTGGCAGGGACTGCTAATGTTCTAATATTTCCGGATTTGAATGCTGGAAATATCGGATACAAGCTGGTTGCTAATTTGGGTGGCTTTGAGGCACTTGGCCCGATTTTGCAGAGTGTCCGCCTTCCGATGAATGATTTATCGCGCAGTGCAACAACCGAGGAAATATACAAGATGGCGATTATCACAGCTATGCAAAGGGAAGCCTTGACAGAAAGCGAACATGAGGGGAGTATGTATGCAAACGGATTACATATGGGAAAATAA
- a CDS encoding ABC transporter permease: MANVALEDVRQIVEDLFMGYISNIRIPNTKGWYLEYFPNSKETAICFKRMNDVPILQQYITGGYKAEFSFTVSMQASVKDTRHNLDITKPLNDLAATFARETREGFPNLHLTDAKPISLEMTSTPVDDTGEKEKTATFVAAYKLVYEKKGAFE, encoded by the coding sequence ATGGCTAATGTAGCACTGGAGGATGTCAGGCAGATCGTAGAAGATCTGTTCATGGGATACATCAGTAATATCCGGATCCCAAACACAAAGGGATGGTATCTGGAGTATTTCCCAAACTCCAAAGAAACGGCGATCTGTTTCAAACGAATGAATGATGTTCCGATCCTTCAGCAGTATATCACCGGTGGATATAAGGCAGAGTTTTCGTTCACGGTAAGCATGCAGGCATCTGTTAAGGATACCAGACATAATCTGGACATCACGAAGCCATTGAATGACCTGGCTGCGACATTTGCCCGAGAGACAAGAGAAGGCTTTCCGAATCTCCACCTTACGGATGCGAAGCCGATCAGTCTGGAAATGACATCAACACCGGTCGATGATACCGGAGAAAAAGAAAAGACGGCTACCTTCGTGGCAGCCTACAAATTAGTATATGAAAAGAAAGGAGCGTTTGAGTAA